Proteins from one Nakamurella multipartita DSM 44233 genomic window:
- the pdxH gene encoding pyridoxamine 5'-phosphate oxidase: MEQGVTRMAAMRAEYSLAGLAEEDLAADWVTQFDRWLQDAITAELPEPNAMVVATAAPTGQVASRTVLCKGVDADGVVFYTNLGSDKSRDLQANPWAAATFPWIGLQRQVHVRGAVQRVSDELAQAYWATRPRGSRLGAWASPQSTVLPDRAALESLQDEVAQRFGGADPVMDATNPVPLPDFWGGWRIVPETVEFWQGRRARLHDRLRYRRDSAGDWVIERLAP; the protein is encoded by the coding sequence ATGGAGCAGGGCGTGACCAGGATGGCCGCGATGCGGGCGGAGTACTCGCTGGCCGGGCTGGCCGAGGAGGATCTGGCCGCCGACTGGGTGACCCAGTTCGACCGGTGGCTGCAGGACGCGATCACCGCCGAACTGCCCGAGCCCAACGCGATGGTGGTGGCCACGGCCGCGCCGACCGGCCAGGTGGCCAGCCGGACCGTGCTGTGCAAGGGCGTGGACGCCGACGGCGTCGTGTTCTACACCAACCTGGGCTCGGACAAGAGTCGCGACCTGCAGGCCAACCCGTGGGCCGCGGCGACCTTCCCGTGGATCGGGTTGCAACGCCAGGTGCACGTGCGCGGGGCGGTGCAGCGGGTGTCCGATGAGCTGGCCCAGGCCTACTGGGCGACCCGGCCGCGTGGCTCCCGGCTGGGCGCGTGGGCCAGCCCGCAGTCGACCGTGCTGCCCGACCGGGCCGCGCTGGAATCGCTGCAGGACGAGGTGGCGCAGCGCTTCGGCGGCGCCGACCCGGTCATGGACGCGACGAATCCCGTTCCGCTGCCGGACTTCTGGGGTGGTTGGCGGATCGTGCCGGAGACGGTGGAGTTCTGGCAGGGGCGGCGGGCCCGGCTGCACGATCGGCTGCGGTACCGCCGGGACAGCGCCGGTGACTGGGTGATCGAGCGGCTCGCTCCGTGA
- the serC gene encoding phosphoserine transaminase → MADSSTIVLPADLKPADGRFGCGPSKIRPEALAALAGSGTSVLGTSHRQAPVKNLVKRVRAGVADLFALPEGYQVILGNGGTTAFWDAAALGLVRNRAQHLTYGEFSSKFATVTRQAPFLADPVVVSADPGDAPDSVAHPDVDVYAWAHNETSTGVAVPVRRPAGATDDQLVLIDATSGAGGLPVDIAETDVYYFAPQKVFASDGGLWIAIASPAALDRIAEIAATDRWIPEFLSIATALDNSTKDQTLNTPAVATLFLLADQLDWLNGQGGLDWATKRTEDSSSRLYEWAQAREYTTPFVARPELRSQVVGTIDFAESVDASAVAKVLRANGIVDTEPYRKLGRNQLRIGMFPAVEPADVSALTACVDYVVERL, encoded by the coding sequence ATGGCCGACAGCAGCACCATCGTCCTGCCCGCCGATCTGAAGCCGGCCGACGGCCGGTTCGGCTGCGGCCCGTCCAAGATCCGCCCGGAGGCGCTGGCCGCGCTGGCCGGCTCCGGTACGTCGGTGCTGGGCACCTCCCACCGGCAGGCGCCGGTGAAGAACCTGGTCAAGCGGGTCCGCGCGGGCGTGGCCGACCTGTTCGCGCTGCCTGAGGGCTACCAGGTCATCCTGGGCAACGGCGGCACCACCGCGTTCTGGGACGCCGCCGCCCTTGGCCTGGTCCGCAACCGGGCCCAGCACCTGACCTACGGCGAGTTCTCCAGCAAGTTCGCCACCGTCACCCGGCAGGCGCCGTTTCTGGCCGACCCGGTCGTCGTCTCGGCCGACCCGGGCGATGCCCCCGACAGCGTCGCCCACCCGGACGTGGACGTCTACGCCTGGGCGCACAACGAGACCTCGACCGGGGTGGCCGTGCCGGTGCGCCGGCCGGCCGGCGCCACCGACGACCAACTGGTGCTGATCGACGCGACGTCCGGCGCGGGCGGCCTGCCGGTGGACATCGCCGAGACCGACGTCTACTACTTCGCCCCGCAGAAGGTGTTCGCCTCCGACGGTGGCCTGTGGATCGCGATCGCCTCCCCCGCCGCGCTGGACCGGATCGCCGAGATCGCGGCCACCGACCGGTGGATCCCCGAGTTCCTGTCCATCGCCACCGCGCTGGACAACTCGACCAAGGACCAGACCCTGAACACCCCGGCGGTGGCCACCCTGTTCCTGCTGGCCGACCAGCTGGACTGGCTCAACGGCCAGGGCGGCCTGGACTGGGCGACCAAGCGCACCGAGGACTCCTCCTCGCGGCTCTACGAGTGGGCCCAGGCGCGGGAGTACACGACCCCGTTCGTGGCCCGGCCCGAGCTGCGCTCGCAGGTCGTCGGCACCATCGACTTCGCCGAGTCGGTCGATGCGTCCGCGGTGGCGAAGGTGTTGCGGGCCAACGGGATCGTCGACACCGAGCCCTACCGCAAGCTCGGTCGCAACCAGCTGCGGATCGGCATGTTCCCGGCCGTCGAGCCGGCCGACGTGTCCGCGCTGACCGCCTGCGTCGACTACGTGGTCGAGCGCCTGTAG
- a CDS encoding MFS transporter: protein MTAGPPNPDPAPDVDARTASASEPAADAVTDRPNRNWRRIGPDLRPLSIPAYRRLFLGQVFTVVGAMVTTVAVQQQVFDLTGSSAWVGIASLVALVPLVVFGLLGGAIADTYDRRKLLMVTSVGIAVTSIGLWLAALIGNESVWTVFALLAVQQGFFAVNQPTRSAIIPRIVPAELVPSANALGMTVFSIGVIVGPLLVGMLIPIIGVPWLYFLDALTLVGILYAVIKLPPVPPLGERRGRAKVIDGLAYLRLKPLLLMTFVVDIIAMVCGMPRALFPQMAQETFGGAVGGGFELGVLNAALAVGALIGGLTGGWIHRVHRQGIAIIAAIVVWGASMALYGTTSILWLAAIYLAVGGWADLVSAVYRSTILQVNATDEMRGRMQGVFTVVVAGGPRVADFVHGLVAAATSTTFAVVAGGIATIVLTLLAATLGRSLVRYDTRRHD, encoded by the coding sequence ATGACCGCCGGGCCGCCGAACCCGGACCCCGCCCCCGACGTCGACGCGCGGACGGCGTCCGCCTCCGAACCCGCTGCCGACGCGGTGACCGATCGGCCGAACCGGAACTGGCGACGGATCGGACCGGACCTGCGGCCGCTGTCCATCCCGGCCTACCGGCGGCTGTTCCTGGGTCAGGTCTTCACCGTGGTCGGGGCCATGGTGACCACCGTCGCGGTGCAGCAGCAGGTGTTCGACCTGACCGGCAGCTCGGCCTGGGTCGGCATTGCCTCGCTGGTCGCATTGGTCCCGCTGGTCGTCTTCGGGCTGCTCGGCGGCGCGATCGCGGACACCTACGACCGGCGCAAGCTGCTGATGGTGACCTCGGTCGGGATCGCGGTGACCAGCATCGGCCTGTGGCTGGCCGCGCTGATCGGCAACGAGTCGGTGTGGACGGTGTTCGCCCTGCTGGCCGTCCAGCAGGGCTTCTTCGCCGTGAACCAGCCGACCCGCAGCGCGATCATCCCGCGGATCGTGCCGGCCGAGCTGGTGCCGTCGGCCAACGCGCTGGGCATGACCGTGTTCAGCATCGGCGTCATCGTCGGCCCCTTGCTGGTGGGCATGCTGATTCCGATCATCGGGGTGCCCTGGCTGTACTTCCTGGACGCGTTGACCCTGGTCGGCATCCTGTACGCGGTGATCAAGCTGCCGCCGGTGCCGCCGCTGGGGGAGCGGCGCGGCCGGGCCAAGGTGATCGACGGCCTGGCCTACCTGCGGCTCAAGCCGCTGCTGCTGATGACCTTCGTGGTGGACATCATCGCGATGGTCTGCGGCATGCCCCGCGCGCTGTTCCCGCAGATGGCCCAGGAGACCTTCGGCGGCGCCGTCGGCGGAGGCTTCGAACTGGGCGTGCTCAACGCCGCGCTGGCCGTCGGCGCGCTGATCGGTGGCCTGACCGGCGGCTGGATCCACCGGGTGCACCGCCAGGGCATTGCGATCATCGCCGCCATCGTGGTGTGGGGCGCGTCGATGGCCCTGTACGGCACCACCTCGATCCTCTGGCTGGCCGCGATCTACTTGGCCGTCGGTGGCTGGGCCGACCTGGTCAGCGCGGTCTACCGATCGACGATCCTGCAGGTCAACGCCACCGACGAGATGCGCGGCCGGATGCAGGGGGTGTTCACCGTGGTGGTGGCCGGCGGGCCCCGGGTCGCCGACTTCGTGCACGGGTTGGTCGCCGCGGCCACCTCGACCACGTTCGCCGTGGTCGCGGGCGGGATCGCGACCATCGTGCTGACCCTGCTGGCGGCCACCCTCGGCCGGTCCCTGGTGCGCTACGACACCCGCCGACATGACTGA
- the sepH gene encoding septation protein SepH, whose amino-acid sequence MRALRVLGLAEDGENLLCEDTVTGEVFSLRSDERLRAAVRGELRGTGQRSVETDPQLRPREIQARIRAGKTMAEVAAEAVTSVSRIESYAYPVMLERASMADKARAAHPMVDGNPTRKTLEEIVTATLRQRGHAEGMRWDAFRPDDGGWLVVVHWHAGRSDNHATWEVHTGPRTTTLRAADDAARELLDPSPRPLRTIAEPTAGAALADSSAFDALFGEPVRSAVAGTGGAGPMGPAAGDVRAPETSRHPAGTRRSPDSAPAPSPAGSASPVATPAPAAKPVVPPAATAPVPPPAHREPEPQPARRPAEMTGTDQAARPVRRGQRPVMPGWEDVLLGGPSSKS is encoded by the coding sequence ATGCGCGCGCTTCGGGTGCTGGGACTGGCCGAGGACGGCGAGAACCTGCTTTGTGAAGACACGGTGACCGGCGAGGTCTTCTCGCTGCGCTCCGACGAACGGTTGCGGGCCGCGGTTCGCGGCGAGCTCCGGGGTACCGGTCAGCGGTCGGTGGAGACCGACCCGCAGCTGCGCCCCCGCGAGATCCAGGCGCGCATCCGGGCCGGCAAGACGATGGCCGAGGTGGCCGCCGAGGCCGTCACCAGCGTCTCCCGCATCGAGAGCTACGCCTACCCGGTGATGCTCGAGCGAGCCAGCATGGCCGACAAGGCGCGCGCCGCGCACCCGATGGTGGACGGCAACCCCACCCGAAAGACGCTCGAAGAGATCGTCACGGCCACCCTGCGCCAGCGCGGGCACGCCGAGGGCATGCGCTGGGACGCCTTCCGTCCCGACGACGGCGGCTGGCTGGTCGTCGTGCACTGGCACGCCGGACGCAGCGACAACCACGCGACGTGGGAGGTGCACACCGGACCGCGCACCACCACCCTGCGCGCCGCCGACGACGCCGCCCGCGAACTGCTCGATCCCTCGCCCCGCCCGCTGCGCACCATCGCCGAACCCACCGCCGGCGCCGCGCTGGCCGACAGCAGCGCGTTCGACGCGCTCTTCGGTGAGCCGGTGCGATCGGCCGTCGCCGGCACCGGCGGTGCCGGTCCGATGGGCCCGGCCGCCGGTGATGTCCGCGCACCCGAGACGAGCCGGCACCCCGCCGGGACCCGTCGCTCGCCCGATTCGGCTCCGGCTCCGAGCCCGGCCGGGTCGGCGTCGCCCGTGGCCACCCCGGCGCCGGCGGCCAAGCCGGTCGTTCCGCCGGCTGCCACCGCCCCGGTGCCGCCGCCCGCGCACCGCGAACCGGAACCACAGCCGGCCCGCCGGCCCGCGGAGATGACCGGGACCGACCAGGCGGCCCGGCCGGTGCGCCGCGGTCAGCGTCCGGTCATGCCGGGCTGGGAGGACGTCCTGCTGGGTGGTCCGTCCAGCAAGTCCTGA
- a CDS encoding citrate synthase 2 yields MATNGSDFVPGLEGVVAFHTAIAEPDRDGGSLRYRGVDIEGLVGRVGFEDAWALLVDDEFGARLPVETAGPAFRSGDVRVDVQASLPLLAPARGFGPLLDITDEQARDHLAQTTAAVLSYAAHSARGERPAVSARDLESCSTVVERFVTAWTGEANPLQVKALDAYWVSAAEHGMNASTFTARVVASTGADVPASITGAIGSMSGPLHGGAPARVLPMVKEVEASGDPHGLVTRILDNHERLMGFGHRVYRAEDPRARVLRRTCRELDAPRYEAAAALEQAALAILRERRPDRAIETNVEFWAAVILDFAGVPAAMMPAMFTCARTAGWSAHILEQKRLGRLVRPSAVYDGHGPRGVDAVAGVPALAAAV; encoded by the coding sequence ATGGCAACCAACGGCTCCGACTTCGTTCCCGGCCTGGAGGGCGTGGTCGCGTTCCACACCGCCATCGCCGAACCCGACCGGGACGGCGGGTCGCTGCGCTACCGCGGCGTCGACATCGAGGGTCTGGTCGGCCGGGTCGGCTTCGAGGACGCCTGGGCGTTGCTGGTCGACGACGAGTTCGGCGCCCGGCTGCCGGTGGAGACCGCCGGCCCGGCGTTCCGCTCCGGCGACGTCCGGGTGGACGTGCAGGCCAGCCTGCCGCTGCTGGCCCCGGCCCGCGGGTTCGGTCCGCTGCTGGACATCACCGACGAGCAGGCCCGCGACCACCTGGCCCAGACCACGGCCGCGGTGCTGTCCTACGCGGCCCATTCGGCCCGGGGCGAGCGCCCGGCGGTCTCCGCCCGTGACCTGGAATCGTGTTCGACCGTCGTCGAGCGCTTCGTCACCGCCTGGACCGGCGAGGCAAACCCGTTGCAGGTCAAGGCGTTGGACGCCTACTGGGTCTCGGCCGCCGAGCACGGGATGAACGCCTCCACCTTCACCGCCCGGGTGGTCGCCTCCACCGGTGCGGACGTACCGGCCAGCATCACCGGGGCGATCGGCTCGATGTCCGGGCCGCTGCACGGCGGGGCCCCGGCCCGGGTGCTGCCCATGGTCAAGGAGGTCGAGGCCAGCGGTGACCCGCACGGCCTGGTCACCCGAATCCTGGACAACCACGAGCGGTTGATGGGCTTCGGACACCGCGTCTACCGGGCCGAGGACCCTCGCGCCCGCGTGTTGCGCCGGACCTGCCGCGAGCTGGACGCACCCCGCTACGAGGCGGCCGCCGCGCTGGAGCAGGCCGCCCTGGCGATCCTGCGCGAGCGCCGCCCGGACCGGGCGATCGAGACCAACGTGGAGTTCTGGGCCGCGGTCATCCTGGACTTCGCCGGGGTGCCGGCGGCGATGATGCCGGCCATGTTCACCTGCGCCCGCACCGCCGGCTGGAGCGCGCACATCCTGGAGCAGAAGCGGCTGGGCCGGCTGGTCCGCCCGTCCGCGGTCTACGACGGGCACGGCCCACGGGGCGTCGACGCGGTCGCCGGCGTCCCGGCCCTGGCCGCCGCGGTCTGA